The following coding sequences lie in one Rickettsia hoogstraalii genomic window:
- the rpsU gene encoding 30S ribosomal protein S21, producing MILVNVHAGNCDNTLKNFKKKLQRELYFRKMKEQRYYETPSAKRVRKAQEAARRQRKFARKKMFDE from the coding sequence GTGATACTAGTAAATGTTCACGCCGGTAATTGTGACAATACGCTTAAGAATTTTAAGAAAAAGCTACAAAGAGAGCTTTATTTTCGTAAGATGAAAGAACAGCGTTATTATGAAACACCTTCAGCGAAGCGTGTTCGTAAAGCACAAGAAGCAGCAAGAAGACAGAGAAAATTTGCTCGTAAAAAAATGTTTGATGAATAA
- a CDS encoding COQ9 family protein — MSIKEEHHIKKISFVQSLLELLPFNEWNNKLLEEAEEKCGFAKGYALIVFPEGLSEIIEFFESYLDNIMLESLKTIEEPAKIRDKISLAVKIRIKTVLPIIHSKNAAYFALNPMQGTEVAFRSCDAIWRYTGDKSLDFNYYTKKGLLLSVYVSSILFYIQDESENYIETDKFIETSVENIVKTFSQMKKLLDPSNIPIVRMFT, encoded by the coding sequence ATGAGCATTAAAGAAGAACACCATATCAAAAAAATAAGTTTCGTGCAATCTTTATTAGAATTATTACCGTTTAATGAATGGAATAATAAGCTACTTGAAGAAGCAGAAGAAAAATGCGGCTTTGCAAAAGGTTATGCTTTAATAGTTTTTCCGGAAGGTTTATCTGAAATAATAGAATTCTTTGAAAGCTACTTAGATAATATTATGCTAGAAAGCTTAAAGACAATAGAAGAGCCGGCAAAAATAAGAGATAAAATATCTTTAGCGGTAAAGATTAGGATCAAAACCGTACTCCCTATTATTCATAGTAAGAATGCCGCTTATTTTGCGTTAAACCCAATGCAAGGAACTGAAGTTGCATTCCGTAGTTGTGATGCTATTTGGCGTTATACCGGCGATAAATCTCTTGATTTTAACTATTATACTAAAAAAGGTTTATTGCTATCGGTTTATGTCTCCTCTATTCTTTTTTATATTCAAGACGAATCGGAGAATTATATCGAAACCGATAAATTTATTGAGACTTCCGTAGAAAATATAGTAAAAACTTTCTCGCAGATGAAAAAACTACTCGACCCCTCAAATATACCCATAGTTAGAATGTTTACTTAA
- the ileS gene encoding isoleucine--tRNA ligase translates to MTNTKYYPEVSSNADFAGLEREILKFWQENNIFQKSIDDRNGESEFIFYDGPPFANGLPHYGHLLTGFIKDVYARYQTVKGKKVERRFGWDCHGLPAEMQSEKELGISGRLAITNFGIEKFNAHCRASVMKYASDWEEYVTRQARWVDFKNSYKTVDKNFMESVLWAFKELYNKGLLYESMRVMPYSWACETPLSNFETRLDNSYRERADKAVTVSFVLCHPKNITDVIPAKAGIQEKMEQSQLNTNYKVLDPRLRGDNIEYRILAWTTTPWTLPSNLALVVGSDIDYALVPKENICYIIAASSVSKYAKELGLSGEENFEIIKGSELQGLSYKPLFDYFKNHPNSFKIFAGDFVVEGDGTGVVHMAPGFGEDDQILCESKGIELVCPVDNSGKFTKEIPDLEGLQVFDANDEIIIKLKEQGNWLKTEQYIHNYPHCWRTDTPLIYKAVPSWYVKVTQFKDRMVELNQQINWIPHHVKDNLFGKWLENARDWSISRNRFWGTPLPVWKSDDPKYPRIDVYGSIEELEKDFGVKVTDLHRPFIDELTRVNPDDPTGKSTMRRIEDVFDCWFESGSMPYGQAHYPFENKEWFEDHFPADFIVEYSAQTRGWFYTLMVLSTALFDRPPFLNCICHGVILDATGQKLSKRLNNYADPLELFDKYGSDALRVTMLSSNVVKGQELLIDKDGKMVFDTLRLFIKPIWNAYHFFTMYANADSLKGEVSFASENVLDVYILSKLKIAVQKIEESLDNFDTQTAYHAVSEFFEVLNNWYIRRSRARFWKSEKDADKQNAYNTLYSCLETMAIAMSALVPMISEAIYKGLCHKQPNVIARKDASLDEAISGHSHEIATALSVPRNDGLVSTQATSPRNDGSISVHLCNYPDLSSFEVNHELVATMDNVLDICSNSLFIRSTENIRVRQPLASIIIISKHNNDLKDFEDLIKDEINVKSVIYRDDLENYASKKLSINFPMLGKRLPAKMKEIIAASKKGEWEAIAGGLAICSETLNNEEYKLILEPYSHIKGAASFENNSSLLILDLELTAELIEEGYARDIVRFIQQARKDADFSIIDRILIEIISEFDLSKIIDNYGDFIKEQTLGEFSKNFTPDYVSKVELENHQIQLKVKRL, encoded by the coding sequence ATGACAAATACTAAATATTACCCTGAAGTTAGCTCGAATGCTGATTTTGCAGGCTTAGAGCGAGAGATACTAAAATTTTGGCAAGAGAATAATATATTCCAAAAATCTATTGATGATAGGAATGGAGAGTCGGAATTTATTTTTTATGACGGACCACCTTTTGCAAACGGTTTGCCGCATTACGGTCACTTGCTTACCGGTTTTATTAAAGACGTATATGCTAGATACCAAACGGTTAAAGGCAAAAAAGTTGAGCGTCGCTTTGGCTGGGACTGTCACGGTCTTCCTGCTGAAATGCAATCAGAAAAAGAACTTGGCATTTCAGGACGTCTTGCAATAACTAATTTCGGTATAGAGAAGTTTAATGCACATTGCAGAGCTTCGGTAATGAAATATGCGAGCGACTGGGAAGAATATGTAACTCGTCAAGCAAGATGGGTAGATTTTAAAAATTCTTATAAAACGGTGGATAAGAATTTTATGGAATCCGTACTTTGGGCATTTAAGGAGTTATATAATAAGGGGTTATTGTATGAATCTATGCGGGTAATGCCTTATTCTTGGGCATGCGAAACACCGCTTTCTAATTTTGAAACAAGACTTGATAATTCTTATCGTGAGCGAGCAGATAAAGCTGTAACGGTGAGTTTTGTACTATGTCATCCTAAAAACATAACCGATGTCATTCCCGCGAAAGCGGGAATCCAGGAAAAAATGGAACAATCTCAACTTAACACTAACTATAAAGTACTGGATCCCCGCCTTCGCGGGGATAACATAGAATACAGAATCCTTGCTTGGACAACTACTCCCTGGACATTACCGTCAAATCTAGCCTTAGTCGTCGGTAGTGATATCGATTATGCATTAGTCCCTAAAGAAAATATTTGTTATATAATAGCTGCCTCGTCAGTTTCTAAATATGCTAAAGAATTAGGGCTTAGCGGTGAAGAAAATTTTGAGATAATTAAAGGCTCAGAGCTTCAAGGATTGAGCTATAAGCCTTTATTCGACTATTTCAAGAATCATCCAAACAGCTTCAAGATATTTGCAGGTGATTTCGTAGTTGAGGGTGATGGCACGGGTGTTGTACATATGGCTCCGGGCTTTGGTGAAGATGACCAAATACTTTGCGAATCGAAAGGTATTGAGCTTGTTTGTCCTGTTGATAATAGCGGTAAATTCACTAAAGAAATTCCTGATTTAGAGGGCTTACAGGTATTTGATGCAAATGACGAAATAATAATCAAACTGAAAGAGCAAGGAAATTGGCTAAAAACTGAGCAGTATATTCATAATTATCCTCATTGCTGGCGAACAGATACGCCTCTTATATATAAGGCCGTTCCATCGTGGTATGTAAAGGTTACGCAGTTTAAAGATAGGATGGTAGAATTAAATCAGCAAATAAATTGGATTCCACATCACGTTAAAGATAATTTATTCGGTAAGTGGCTTGAAAATGCCCGTGATTGGTCAATAAGCCGTAATAGATTTTGGGGAACACCCTTACCTGTTTGGAAGTCCGATGATCCAAAATATCCACGTATAGATGTTTACGGTTCTATAGAGGAATTAGAGAAAGATTTCGGCGTTAAAGTTACTGATTTACATCGTCCGTTTATCGATGAACTTACTAGGGTCAATCCTGATGATCCAACAGGTAAATCAACAATGCGTAGAATCGAAGACGTGTTTGACTGCTGGTTTGAAAGCGGCTCGATGCCATACGGACAAGCCCACTACCCTTTTGAAAATAAAGAATGGTTTGAGGATCATTTTCCGGCTGATTTTATAGTTGAATATTCAGCTCAAACACGTGGTTGGTTTTATACTTTAATGGTGCTATCTACCGCTTTATTTGATCGTCCGCCGTTTTTAAATTGTATATGCCACGGTGTGATTTTAGACGCTACCGGTCAAAAACTCTCAAAGCGTCTTAATAACTACGCCGATCCGCTGGAGCTATTTGATAAATACGGCTCTGACGCATTAAGAGTTACGATGCTATCTTCAAACGTTGTTAAAGGTCAGGAGCTATTAATCGATAAAGACGGTAAGATGGTATTTGATACGCTTCGTTTATTTATCAAACCTATTTGGAATGCTTACCATTTCTTTACGATGTATGCTAATGCCGATTCGCTTAAAGGTGAGGTTAGTTTTGCTTCTGAAAACGTGCTTGATGTTTATATATTATCCAAGCTTAAAATAGCAGTACAAAAAATTGAAGAGAGCTTAGATAATTTCGATACGCAAACGGCTTATCACGCAGTTTCAGAATTTTTTGAAGTATTGAATAACTGGTATATAAGACGAAGTAGAGCCAGATTTTGGAAAAGCGAAAAAGATGCAGATAAACAAAATGCTTATAATACTCTATATTCATGTTTAGAGACCATGGCTATTGCGATGTCGGCATTAGTGCCTATGATTTCGGAGGCGATATATAAGGGGCTATGTCATAAACAACCAAACGTCATTGCGAGGAAAGACGCAAGTCTTGACGAAGCAATCTCAGGACATTCTCATGAGATTGCCACGGCACTTTCAGTGCCTCGCAATGACGGTTTGGTATCCACACAGGCAACATCGCCTCGCAATGACGGTTCTATTTCCGTCCATCTATGCAACTATCCTGACCTCTCAAGCTTTGAGGTAAATCACGAGCTAGTTGCTACTATGGATAACGTGCTTGATATTTGTAGTAATAGCCTGTTTATTAGAAGTACTGAAAATATCAGGGTAAGGCAGCCGCTTGCTAGCATAATTATTATCAGTAAACATAATAACGATCTCAAAGATTTTGAAGATTTGATCAAGGATGAGATTAATGTTAAATCAGTAATTTATCGTGACGATCTAGAGAATTACGCAAGCAAAAAACTATCGATTAATTTCCCAATGCTTGGTAAACGTCTTCCCGCTAAAATGAAAGAGATTATAGCCGCCTCCAAAAAAGGTGAGTGGGAAGCTATCGCAGGCGGTTTAGCTATATGCAGTGAAACCTTAAATAATGAGGAATATAAGCTAATTTTAGAGCCATATTCACATATAAAAGGAGCAGCAAGTTTTGAGAATAATAGTAGCTTGTTAATACTTGATTTAGAGCTAACAGCTGAGTTAATAGAAGAAGGATACGCAAGAGACATTGTACGCTTCATACAACAGGCTCGAAAAGATGCCGATTTCTCTATAATCGACAGGATTTTAATTGAGATAATAAGCGAGTTTGATTTATCTAAGATAATTGATAATTATGGAGACTTTATTAAAGAACAAACTTTAGGCGAGTTTTCTAAAAATTTCACACCTGATTATGTAAGTAAAGTAGAATTAGAGAACCATCAAATACAACTTAAAGTTAAGAGATTGTAA
- a CDS encoding ankyrin repeat domain-containing protein, giving the protein MQNQSLTLVKYFVEKQEADVNFSNFGFNPLRLAAGLAEPYKTDITCYLLIKGATYLNTTLEEAAQGGQNVNDLHKQIFFKAINENKLEVIKKFVEIYSFDVNTEYCFNTPLSTANLKNRKEIAKYLLSKNANLDIALEIAIIDGKLEGVKTLLKAGAKINGNKDASPLMLASEHGQTIIVKIYLNTALTIMLKDGKKITYIAIYRFN; this is encoded by the coding sequence ATACAAAACCAAAGTTTAACGTTAGTAAAGTATTTTGTAGAAAAACAAGAAGCGGATGTCAATTTTAGTAATTTTGGTTTTAACCCATTAAGACTTGCTGCTGGCTTAGCAGAACCTTATAAAACAGATATTACATGTTATCTTTTAATAAAGGGAGCAACTTATTTAAATACAACCTTAGAAGAAGCAGCACAAGGCGGTCAAAATGTAAACGATCTTCATAAGCAAATCTTTTTTAAAGCAATAAACGAAAATAAACTTGAAGTAATTAAAAAATTTGTTGAAATATACAGTTTTGATGTTAATACTGAATATTGTTTTAATACACCGTTAAGTACCGCAAATTTAAAAAATAGAAAAGAAATTGCAAAATATCTTTTATCTAAAAATGCTAATTTGGATATAGCTCTAGAAATAGCAATAATAGACGGTAAGTTAGAAGGGGTAAAAACATTATTAAAGGCAGGAGCAAAAATTAACGGCAATAAAGATGCATCACCTTTAATGCTTGCATCAGAGCATGGGCAGACCATAATAGTAAAAATTTACTTAAACACGGCGCTAACTATAATGTTAAAGGATGGGAAAAAGATAACTTACATAGCGATATATCGTTTCAACTAA
- a CDS encoding tetratricopeptide repeat protein — translation MANPNLTKGNNYFGNEQYKEAIEAYSKIDKNSTSYPYALFNIEECYFQQGKFIEAIKYYSQISDNHFSLYQSALFNCGSSFYNLDKYAEAIEMADKVNKSKISGIEESFNLMEHILEEETSFNILCLEKDTNFSILEENFDLMDIPE, via the coding sequence ATGGCTAATCCAAATCTTACGAAAGGAAATAATTATTTTGGGAATGAGCAATATAAAGAAGCTATAGAAGCTTATAGCAAAATAGATAAAAATAGCACATCTTATCCTTATGCTCTGTTTAATATAGAAGAGTGTTACTTTCAACAAGGAAAATTTATAGAAGCCATAAAATATTATAGTCAGATCTCTGATAACCATTTCTCACTCTATCAAAGTGCTTTATTTAATTGCGGTAGTTCTTTTTACAATCTAGATAAATACGCTGAAGCTATAGAAATGGCTGATAAGGTAAACAAATCAAAGATTTCAGGTATTGAAGAAAGTTTTAACTTAATGGAACATATTCTCGAAGAAGAAACTAGCTTTAATATTTTATGTCTTGAGAAAGATACTAACTTTAGTATTTTAGAAGAAAATTTTGACTTAATGGATATACCTGAATAA
- a CDS encoding acetyl/propionyl/methylcrotonyl-CoA carboxylase subunit alpha, with protein MNKPLFDKILIANRSEIAVRIIRTLKKMGIKSVAVYSEADTNSMYVQHADEAYYIGDSPATESYLSIKNIISAIRESGASAVHPGYGFLSENPNFANILKREGVVLIGPSAGTIKKMGDKIEAKKIAIEAGVSTVPGYMGTINDVKQAVDIAKEIGFPVIVKAAAGGGGRGMRVVNNPAEMANAFESAKLEAANSFSDDRLFIEKLIQIPRHIEIQLIADQYGNSVCLGERECSIQRHHQKVIEEAPSSFITEDIRQEMYRQVISLSQKVGYYSAGTVEFIVDSNKNFYFLEMNTRLQVEHPVTELITGIDIVEEMIKIAAGEKLSFTQDDVKLKGWAFESRICAENPSRGFLPSSGRIIAYSEPAKSPNIRIDTGIGLGGEVSMFYDSMIAKLCTYGETREQAIEVMRSALSSYIINGIAHNISFLEAVMLHPRFVSGDISTAFIQEEYPDGFSGASLTSEVTTVFLATAIFIYISEQRRASLISGNINNQANKIGTRWVVTIDDKLFPVLITPVENGYNIRHESDRIYIRSNWNLGNELFTAIINGKKTNVKIENIRTGYLLSHAGISVKAFVRSPRISELEALMVSKVVVEESSELQAPLSGQIAAIKVKEGQEVTAGQEIMILTAMKMENLILAERDGKIVKIFVNEKDNVVRGQVLLEFA; from the coding sequence ATGAATAAACCATTATTTGATAAAATTTTAATTGCTAATCGTAGCGAAATCGCCGTTAGGATAATACGTACCTTAAAAAAGATGGGAATAAAGTCGGTTGCAGTATATTCTGAAGCAGATACAAACTCAATGTATGTGCAGCATGCAGATGAGGCTTATTATATAGGTGATTCCCCTGCAACGGAAAGTTATTTATCTATTAAAAATATTATTTCAGCGATTCGTGAAAGTGGAGCAAGTGCAGTACATCCAGGTTATGGTTTTTTATCGGAAAATCCGAATTTTGCTAATATTCTTAAAAGAGAAGGTGTGGTTTTAATAGGACCGAGTGCCGGAACTATTAAAAAAATGGGCGATAAAATCGAAGCAAAAAAGATAGCGATAGAAGCCGGAGTTAGCACCGTTCCGGGTTATATGGGAACTATAAACGATGTTAAGCAAGCGGTGGATATTGCTAAAGAGATTGGTTTTCCGGTAATAGTAAAAGCGGCTGCCGGCGGCGGTGGACGTGGTATGAGAGTAGTGAATAATCCCGCTGAAATGGCAAATGCTTTTGAGTCGGCAAAGCTTGAAGCAGCCAATAGTTTTAGTGACGATAGATTATTTATTGAGAAGTTAATTCAAATTCCCCGTCATATCGAAATTCAGCTAATTGCCGATCAATACGGCAATAGTGTATGTCTCGGAGAGCGTGAATGTTCAATACAGCGTCACCATCAAAAAGTAATCGAAGAAGCACCAAGTTCTTTTATTACCGAAGATATAAGGCAAGAAATGTATCGGCAGGTAATATCCTTATCTCAAAAAGTGGGATATTATTCGGCCGGTACCGTTGAGTTTATAGTAGATAGCAATAAAAATTTCTATTTTTTAGAAATGAATACTAGGTTGCAAGTCGAGCATCCTGTTACTGAGCTAATTACTGGTATAGATATCGTTGAAGAGATGATAAAAATTGCAGCCGGTGAGAAATTATCATTTACGCAAGATGACGTAAAATTAAAAGGTTGGGCATTTGAATCACGAATTTGTGCCGAAAACCCAAGCCGAGGTTTCTTACCTTCTAGCGGTAGAATTATAGCTTATTCCGAACCTGCAAAGAGTCCTAATATCCGTATAGATACAGGAATTGGGCTTGGCGGTGAAGTAAGTATGTTTTATGATTCGATGATTGCAAAATTATGTACTTACGGTGAAACAAGAGAGCAGGCGATTGAGGTAATGCGTTCTGCTTTGAGTTCTTATATAATTAATGGTATTGCTCATAATATCAGTTTCTTAGAAGCTGTAATGCTACATCCACGCTTTGTTAGCGGCGATATTTCTACTGCCTTTATTCAAGAAGAATATCCTGACGGTTTTTCCGGAGCTAGTCTAACTTCAGAAGTAACTACCGTATTTTTAGCAACGGCTATTTTTATTTATATATCAGAGCAAAGACGTGCTTCTTTAATTTCCGGCAATATTAACAATCAAGCTAACAAAATAGGTACAAGATGGGTGGTAACTATCGATGATAAATTATTCCCCGTATTAATTACACCTGTTGAAAACGGCTATAATATACGTCACGAAAGCGATAGAATATATATTCGTAGTAACTGGAATTTAGGTAATGAACTTTTTACTGCTATAATTAACGGTAAAAAGACAAATGTAAAAATTGAGAATATCAGAACCGGTTATTTATTATCGCATGCCGGTATTAGCGTAAAAGCCTTTGTTCGCTCTCCTCGTATATCAGAACTTGAAGCGTTAATGGTCTCAAAAGTAGTGGTGGAAGAAAGCTCCGAACTACAAGCTCCTCTAAGCGGTCAAATTGCTGCAATAAAGGTGAAAGAAGGGCAGGAAGTGACGGCAGGGCAAGAAATTATGATTTTAACTGCTATGAAAATGGAAAATCTTATTTTAGCCGAAAGAGACGGAAAAATAGTTAAAATTTTTGTTAATGAAAAGGATAATGTTGTAAGAGGACAGGTATTATTAGAATTTGCTTGA
- a CDS encoding acyl-CoA carboxylase subunit beta, protein MNQSNIISPELLDERKNIARQGGGEARINAQHQKGKLTARERIEVLLDPNSFTETGMFVSHRCDNFGMQDKKFLGDGVVTGHGTINGRLVFIYSQDFTVLGGSLGEYHAKKICDIIDQAIATGAPVIGINDSGGARIQEGVDALAGYGELFQRNVLASGVIPQITLIMGPCAGGAVYSPALTDFIFMVKNSSYMFVTGPDVVKTVTGEEVSQEKLGGARMHTTKSGVADLAFNNDIEALLEIRKFFNFLPSSNRSPLPVRSTIDPADRVDMSLSTLIPNTPNKPYDMKELVERIVDEGEFFELQPDFAKNIIIGFGYMEGYPVGFVANQPLHLAGCLDINASRKAARFIRFCDAFNIPIVSLVDVPGFLPGTSQEHDGIIKHGAKLLYAYAEATVPKITVITRKAYGGAYIVMNSKHLRGDINYAWFNSEIAVMGAEGAAEIIFKEECKDPEAKKQKIDEYRKVVTSPFVAASRGYLDDIIRPQNTRWRICKALNFLRTKKVELPWKKHDNLPL, encoded by the coding sequence ATGAATCAAAGTAATATAATCTCTCCTGAGTTACTGGATGAGAGAAAAAATATTGCAAGGCAAGGGGGCGGTGAAGCTAGGATCAACGCACAACATCAAAAAGGTAAGTTAACTGCACGAGAACGCATAGAAGTATTATTAGATCCGAATAGCTTTACCGAAACAGGTATGTTTGTATCCCATAGATGCGATAATTTTGGGATGCAGGATAAAAAGTTTTTAGGTGACGGCGTTGTAACGGGACATGGTACGATAAACGGTAGGTTGGTATTTATTTATAGCCAAGATTTTACCGTACTAGGTGGCTCTCTCGGCGAATATCATGCTAAGAAAATCTGCGATATTATCGATCAAGCTATAGCAACCGGTGCTCCCGTAATCGGTATTAACGACTCAGGGGGAGCAAGAATTCAAGAAGGGGTTGATGCTCTTGCCGGATACGGTGAATTATTTCAGCGTAATGTTTTAGCGTCGGGTGTTATCCCTCAAATTACCTTAATTATGGGACCTTGTGCCGGTGGTGCGGTATATTCCCCTGCCTTAACCGATTTTATATTCATGGTTAAGAATAGTTCTTATATGTTCGTAACCGGTCCCGATGTAGTAAAAACCGTTACGGGTGAAGAAGTAAGCCAAGAAAAGCTCGGCGGTGCTAGAATGCATACCACTAAAAGCGGTGTTGCCGATCTTGCATTCAATAATGATATAGAAGCATTGCTCGAAATTCGTAAGTTCTTTAACTTCCTTCCGTCATCTAATCGTAGTCCTCTTCCTGTTCGTTCGACTATTGATCCTGCCGATAGAGTCGATATGTCTCTTAGCACGTTAATACCTAACACTCCTAATAAGCCTTATGATATGAAAGAGCTTGTTGAGCGTATCGTTGATGAGGGAGAATTTTTTGAACTACAACCTGATTTTGCTAAGAATATCATTATTGGCTTTGGTTATATGGAAGGTTATCCGGTAGGATTTGTGGCTAATCAGCCTTTGCATTTAGCAGGATGTTTAGATATAAACGCCTCAAGAAAAGCAGCAAGATTTATTAGATTTTGTGATGCTTTCAATATTCCTATAGTAAGCCTTGTTGATGTACCTGGATTTCTGCCTGGTACATCCCAAGAGCATGACGGTATTATTAAACACGGGGCTAAGCTGTTATACGCGTATGCGGAAGCTACAGTGCCGAAGATTACCGTAATTACCCGTAAGGCTTATGGAGGTGCTTATATAGTTATGAATTCCAAGCATCTTAGAGGCGATATAAACTATGCTTGGTTTAATTCGGAAATCGCTGTTATGGGTGCAGAGGGAGCAGCCGAGATAATATTTAAGGAAGAATGTAAAGACCCTGAAGCTAAAAAACAAAAAATCGATGAATATAGAAAAGTAGTAACTTCGCCTTTTGTTGCGGCATCTAGGGGATATTTGGATGATATTATAAGACCGCAAAATACTAGATGGCGAATATGTAAGGCGTTAAATTTCCTGCGTACTAAAAAAGTAGAATTACCTTGGAAGAAGCATGATAATTTGCCGTTGTAA